Proteins encoded together in one Rutidosis leptorrhynchoides isolate AG116_Rl617_1_P2 unplaced genomic scaffold, CSIRO_AGI_Rlap_v1 contig408, whole genome shotgun sequence window:
- the LOC139883485 gene encoding novel plant SNARE 12 — protein sequence MASNLPMSQQLEQIHGEIRDHFRALANGFQRLDKIKDSNRQSKQLEELTGKMRECKRLIKEFDRELKDEEGKNPPDVNKQLNDEKQSMIKELNSYVALRKTYLNTLGNKKLELFDTGGVSEPTAEENVQMASAMSNQELINAGNKTMDETDQAIERSKQVVHQTIEVGTQTAGTLKGQTDQMGRIVNELDTIQFSLKKASQLVKEIGRQVATDKCIMLFLLLIVCGVIAIIVVKIINPNNKDIKDIPGLAPPAPSRRLLSIRAPVHY from the exons ATGGCGAGCAATTTGCCGATGAGTCAACAGTTGGAGCAGATCCACGGCGAAATTCGGGATCATTTTCGAGCTCTGGC AAATGGCTTCCAGAGGCTGGACAAGATCAAGGATTCTAATAGACAAAGTAAACAGCTTGAGGAACTTACTGGGAAGATGAGGGAATGCAAAAG GCTAATTAAAGAGTTCGATCGTGAGCTTAAAGATGAAGAGGGCAAAAATCCTCCTGATGTGAATAAGCAGCTTAATGACGAGAAGCAATCCATG ATCAAGGAACTGAATTCCTACGTGGCATTGAGGAAAAC ATACCTGAATACATTGGGCAACAAGAAACTTGAACTCTTTGATACGGGAGGAGTCAGTGAACCAACAGCAGAGGAGAATGTTCAAATGGCATCTG CCATGTCAAATCAAGAACTTATCAATGCTGGCAATAAGACAATGGATGAGACAGATCAGGCAATTGAACGGTCTAAACAG GTTGTCCATCAAACAATTGAAGTTGGAACACAAACTGCTGGTACCTTGAAAGGCCAA ACTGATCAAATGGGCCGCATTGTTAATGAGCTAGATACAATTCAATTTTCATTAAAGAAAGCTTCTCAGCTAGTGAAGGAGATAGGGAGACAG GTTGCTACGGATAAATGTATAATGCTATTCCTGCTTCTTATCGTATGTGGTGTAATAGCCATTATCGTTGTGAAG ATTATCAATCCCAACAACAAGGATATCAAAGACATTCCTGGCTTGGCACCCCCAGCTCCGTCAAGGAGATTATTGTCTATAAGAGCTCCCGTACACTATTGA
- the LOC139883491 gene encoding uncharacterized protein, which yields MRLISSKSSPVAMANVVSIPFAASSHVDISTGMVQDIGKIKQGLYNLPSKLTQHIASPHVFNHSSVSSVSDFQLWHHILGHINNNSLSTLLVSQQLSINKSDLSQCVIYAKAKKHKVPFKNSITTSMSIFDLIHVDVWGPYKTPTHQVKIVRTDNGFEFVNHQCHDLFANDGIMHQKTYPYKPQHNGVERKHRHILEVARALRFQSSMPIRFWGECVLTIGCYISSLIDHDSATYPSLSLDPSLNPHSIEIPITHKLHESVQLPTVVPISVVPAAPVPTIVRPARNINPPVWMKDYSIACAYPIQYSRLMPAYQVKYQPNGEVDRYKARLVAKSFKQKAGIDYRETFSRVVKMVIVRSVVTLAATFNWRGQHGLQIAQVIIWLKIGIKAVESQDNNYSHTSWILTE from the exons ATGAGGTTGATCTCTAGTAAATCCTCTCCTGTTGCCATGGCTAATGTTGTGTCCATTCCATTTGCTGCATCTTCACATGTT GACATCTCAACTGGGATGGTACAAGATATTGGTAAAATAAAACAAGGCTTATACAATCTGCCATCAAAGCTCACTCAACATATTGCATCACCTCATGTTTTCAATCATAGTTCTGTTTCTTCAGTTAGTGATTTTCAGCTGTGGCATCACATATTAGGCCATATCAACAATAATTCCTTGTCTACTTTGCTTGTTTCTCAACAATTGTCAATAAATAAAAGTGATCTTTCTCAATGTGTTATTTATGCTAAAGCTAAGAAACACAAGGTACCATTCAAAAATAGTATTACTACATCTATGTCTATTTTTGATCTTATACATGTGGATGTTTGGGGTCCATATAAAACTCCAACTCATCAGG TCAAGATAGTCAGGACAGATAATGGTTTTGAATTTGTGAATCATCAATGCCATGATTTGTTTGCTAATGATGGCATCATGCACCAAAAAACTTATCCATATaaaccacaacataatggtgttgaAAGGAAACATAGACATATTCTAGAGGTTGCTAGAGCTCTCAGGTTTCAGTCTTCTATGCCTATTAGGTTTTGGGGTGAATGTGTTTTGACTATT GGATGTTACATTTCTTCACTCATTGATCATGATTCTGCTACATATCCATCGCTATCTCTTGATCCTTCCTTAAATCCACATTCTATTGAGATTCCTATCACACATAAGTTGCATGAGTCAGTTCAGTTGCCTACTGTCGTGCCTATTTCAGTTGTTCCAGCTGCTCCAGTTCCTACAATAGTTAGACCAGCCAGAAACATTAATCCACCAGTTTGGATGAAGGACTACTCAATTGCTTGTGCTTATCCTATTCAGTATTCTAGACTCATGCCAGCATATCA AGTGAAATACCAACCTAATGGTGAGGTAGACAGGTATAAGGCTAGGCTGGTAGCCAAAAGCTTCAAGCAGAAAGCCGGTATTGATTACAGAGAGACTTTTTCACGAGTTGTCAAGATGGTGATAGTAAGGAGTGTTGTTACATTGGCTGCTACATTCAATTG GAGGGGACAACATGGTCTGCAAATTGCACAAGTCATTATATGGCTTAAAATAGGCATCAAGGCAGtggaatcacaagataacaactacTCTCACACAAGTTGGATACTCACAGAGTAA
- the LOC139883494 gene encoding pyruvate dehydrogenase (acetyl-transferring) kinase, mitochondrial-like, whose amino-acid sequence MAAKKACETMGKSLVEDVHRWGSMKQTGVSLRYMMEFGSKPTQRNLLISAQFLHKELPIRIARRVIDLDSLPYGLSKKPAVLKVRDWYLDSFRDLRSFPDIKDTNDEKEFTDMIKAVKVRHNNVVPMMALGVKQLKKSLNPNIVNEDLVEIHQFLDRFYLSRIGIRMLIGQHVELHNPNPSPHVVGYIHTKMSPVEVIRNACEDARAICCREYGSCPEVKIFGDPSFTFAYVPLHLHLMVFELVKNSLRAVEERFMDSDKLAPPVRIIVADGIEDVTIKISDEGGGIPRSGLPKIFTYLYSTADNSFDSDPELESGDSITMAGYGYGIPITRLYARYFGGDLQIISMEGYGTDAYLHLSRLGDSQEPLP is encoded by the exons ATGGCTGCGAAGAAAGCTTGCGAGACTATGGGCAAGAGCTTGGTTGAGGATGTTCATAGATGGGGAAGCATGAAGCAGACAGGTGTCAGCTTGAGGTACATGATGGAGTTTGGGTCTAAGCCCACACAAAGAAACCTTTTGATCTCTGCTCAATTCCTTCACAAAGAGCTCCCCATTAGAATTGCTAGGAGAGTTATCGACCTCGATTCGCTCCCTTATGGCTTGTCAAAAAAACCTGCTGTTTTAAAG GTGCGAGATTGGTATTTGGATTCTTTCCGTGATCTCAGATCCTTTCCGGACATAAAGGATACAAATGATGAGAAGGAATTTACAGACATGATCAAGGCAGTAAAAGTAAGGCACAACAATGTGGTGCCAATGATGGCTTTAGGAGTCAAACAGTTGAAGAAAAGTTTGAACCCAAATATTGTTAATGAGGATCTCGTTGAAATACATCAGTTTTTGGATCGATTTTATTTGTCAAGGATAGGCATCCGGATGCTGATCG GACAGCATGTGGAGCTGCACAATCCTAACCCTTCTCCTCATGTTGTGGGCTACATCCATACAAAAATGTCTCCTGTAGAGGTAATTCGGAATGCATGTGAAGATGCCCGAGCCATATGTTGCCGAGAGTATGGAAGTTGCCCTGAAGTTAAAATTTTCGGAGATCCCAGTTTCACGTTTGC GTATGTGCCACTTCACTTGCATCTTATGGTATTTGAATTGGTTAAGAATTCACTACGAGCTGTGGAAGAGCGTTTTATGGATTCGGATAAACTGGCTCCTCCTGTTAGAATAATAGTCGCTGACGGGATTGAAGATGTTACCATAAAG ATCTCAGATGAGGGTGGTGGCATCCCAAGAAGTGGTCTTCCCAAAATTTTCACTTATCTTTATAGCACAGCAGACAACTCATTTGATTCGGACCCAGAGCTGGAATCCGGTGATTCAATAACAATGGCTGGATATGGTTACGGGATCCCAATAACTCGGTTATATGCTAGGTATTTTGGTGGGGATCTACAAATCATCTCTATGGAAGGATATG GGACTGATGCCTATCTCCATTTGTCTCGCTTGGGGGATTCACAAGAACCTCTTCCTTGA
- the LOC139883490 gene encoding rRNA-processing protein fcf2-like: MAEKKAEIGVLWEPKLPILSSLKKSVSDNNSKLQNQAESSVLWRPSTELVDGLFVPPNDPKKVNKLLRKQVKDTAGNGWFDMPAPTITPELKRDLELLKLRGAMDPKRFYKKAGSKSKALPKYFQVGTVIQSHEEFYSGRLSKKERKETLADELLSDSKFKQYRKRKVREIEEKSRPGGNEKWKNKKPSNWLKAKRRKPMFIPSMTGLNPVMAALIPIPVKEFSATGVSRTLRSPNFFAKSFVTLYEPP, encoded by the exons ATGGCGGAGAAAAAAGCAGAGATTGGTGTCTTGTGGGAGCCAAAGCTGCCAATTTTATCTTCTCTGAAGAAATCTGTCTCCGATAACAACAGCAAATTGCAAAATCAAGCTGAAAGTAGCGTGCTATGGAGACCCAGTACGGAGCTGGTTGATGGTCTGTTTGTTCCACCTAATGATCCAAAAAAGGTTAACAAATTACTCAGGAAGCAAGTCAAAGACACAGCTGGCAATGGCTG GTTTGATATGCCTGCCCCCACTATCACTCCGGAATTGAAGAGGGATCTCGAATTGCTCAAG TTGAGGGGCGCGATGGATCCAAAGAGATTCTATAAGAAAGCAGGGTCAAAATCAAAGGCGCTGCCCAAGTACTTCCAG GTGGGGACTGTAATACAGTCACATGAAGAGTTCTACTCGGGCAGACTAAGTAAGAAGGAGAGAAAGGAAACACTTGCTGATGAGCTTCTTTCAGATTCTAAGTTTAAGCAGTACAG GAAGCGAAAGGTACGCGAAATTGAAGAGAAAAGCAGACCAGGTGGAAATGAGAAATGGAAGAACAAGAAGCCTTCTAA CTGGTTGAAAGCCAAAAGAAGAAAGCCCATGTTCATTCCTTCAATGACAGGCCTCAATCCGGTCATGGCAGCTCTAATACCCATACCAGTGAAGGAGTTCTCGGCGACAGGGGTGTCAAGAACCCTGAGATCTCCGAACTTCTTTGCCAAGTCTTTTGTTACCTTGTATGAACCTCCGTAG